The genomic interval GGCGAACGAGTTGAGGATCACCAGACCGCGCAACCGTTGCGGATGGGACAGAGCATAACTCAGGCTCAGCGCTCCACCGAACGACTCGCCGCACAGAATGACCCGCTCTTCGCGATCGCCCCCGACGAGCTCGTCCACCCGAGCATCGAGCTCGGACACGAGATCCTCCATCGTGCAGCTCGAGTCATCGGGCAACGGAAAGCTCGCGACGCGGAATCTAGAGGAAAGGGGAGGGATCTGGCGATAGAAGAGCAGGGCCGTCCCGTCGAGCCCGGGTACCAGGATCAGTCCCGGTTTTTCGGCTTCGGTCATCGGCCCTCCAGCTTTCTCACCGGGGTGCCCACGTAGATGCCGTTGGCCTCGAGCTTCGAGAACTTCGGAACGAAGCTCAAGGCGCCGATCTGGCAGCCGTCCCCGGCTTCGACCCCGATGGAAACGACGCTCCCGACGCCGACGGTCACCCCGCGGCCAAGTCGCACGCGAGCCGTCTTGAGCACTCCGCGCTCGACGGTGTGGCCGGAGAGGTGGACATCGCCACCGATCACGACGTCGTCGTCGAAGTCGAGGAGATTATGGTCGGTCACTCGCAGGCTGTTGACGTACACTCGACGGCCGAGCTTTGCGCCGTTGAGCCGCATGTAGTAAGCCCATACGGGAGTCGAGCGAAAGAGGGGGCCGGCAAAGATCCGTACGAGCTGGGTCGATATCCCGTAACGGGCCCAATCGAGGAGGGGTCTGGGAGCCTCGTCGAGTCGGAGCTCGGCGTCCACCGGGGTCCGCCATCCGAATAGACGGCTCGTTGCCGCCGACAGCACCATGAGCACGACCGCGAAGATAATATAGGCGGGAATGAAGGCCATGCTCAGCAGAACGGTGCGAACCCAGGGCGGCTGCACTGGCCAACGGGAGTGCCATTCCCAAAACGTCACCGCGGGCAGAACCGCAAGACCGAATACCAGGCTTTCGACGGCGAACGCCGATAGAAGCGCCCAGACGATCCGGCTGACGACTCGGAAGCGCATTTGTTCCGCACATCATATCCTTCCTCGCCAAACGGACCCGTCGGTGTCGTCGTACGGTTAAGATGGAAGTCGCTTTCAATTGTTGTCAAAAAAGGAGGTTCGCTTGTCGAAATGGATGAGACGCTCCGTGATGTTCTGCTCCTTGGTACTCATTGTCGTGCTCCTGTCGTTCGCGGCCTCGAGCCAGGAACCCACGCTCCCCGGCATCATGCAACGAAAGCTCGACCACGCCCATGCGCTCCTGGAAGGGATCATCATGGAGGACTTCGAATCGCTCGAAGAGAGCTCCGGGGCGCTCCTCGCTCTGAGCGAGGAGGCGGGCTGGTTCGTGACGCAGTCTTCACAGTACACGGAGAGAAGTGCCGCGTTCCGTCGCGCCGTTTCTCAGCTCGAATCAGCGGCCAAGGAACGCAACACGGAGGGGGCAGCGCTGGGATACGTGGATATGACGCTCAAGTGCGTGCAGTGTCATCAGTATCTACGAGGGACCGAGCGGGCGGATCAGGGTTTGTTTTCGCCAAGAGACACGGGGGCGGACTCAGGCTTGGCTCGATAGTAGACGGGCCTTTCCGGTAGTCGATCGAGGTCGACGACTTTCCCTTCCTTCATCACCAGCTCGAGCTTCTCGATGTTGTGGATGTCGTCCAGGGGATTCGCCGCGAGCACGAGAAGATCGGCCTTCTTGCCCACCTCCAGAGTGCCGTATTGCTCGAGAGCCCGGCAGGCCATGGCTCCGTTGCGGGTTGCGGCGACGATGGCTTCGCCCGGTGTCATGCCCAGCTCGACGAGACCCTCGATCGCCAGGATGGTGCCGCGGCCCGCATCCTGATATTCGGGCTTCGGACCTCGGGCGAGCTCGGGAGCGGCCGCTCGGTAGTTGTCCGTGCCCACGGTGGTTCGGCAGCCTCCGGCAATGAGCTTGATCGCGTTGGCTCGTCGGATCTCCAGAGACTCGCCCGCCGCTCGCTTCATCCGTCGAATTTCGGCGGACGTTCGCTCGCGCTTTTGCGGGGTCCCCTGATGTCCGGTCAGGGCCTCGGGATCGCTCTCGAGCTTCTTCGCTTCCGCTTCCTTCTTCTCGAGATGCTCCTGCCAGGCCGGACCGGTCATCGTGTTCACCAGCATCGAGCAGATGACGTCACGTTCTCGGAACATCGCGACGAGCGTCTCGGGTATCTCTCGCGGCTCGACGATCTCGGGGTGCTGCACGAGGTCGACTCCCGCTTCGAGCGAGATTCGGAGTCCTTCGATCGTGGTCGAGTGGGTCTCCGCAATCAGGCCGCGCGCATGCGTTTCCTCCACGATCGCGCCTTGCGCGTCGGGAGAGAAGCCGATGAGGGTGGGCATCGAGGTGTGCCCCGTGCCTCCGAA from Vicinamibacteria bacterium carries:
- a CDS encoding amidohydrolase family protein encodes the protein GTLAAQETVAIVGAMVIDGNGGPPLDQAAILVEGDRIAAIGPASSFQVPRGARIIDAAGKFVTPGFIDTNVHLSLYGGHTPERYETLVRYHDRQEEVVLENAQLHLKYGVTTVRDSYGVLPPLEKVRDAIERGEAVGSRMLVAGNIVGWGGPFSMTFSSIPEEGLTLFQEQMNELVSQGAGEDLMDMSAGELRVAINDYLDKGVDFVKFGGTGHTSMPTLIGFSPDAQGAIVEETHARGLIAETHSTTIEGLRISLEAGVDLVQHPEIVEPREIPETLVAMFRERDVICSMLVNTMTGPAWQEHLEKKEAEAKKLESDPEALTGHQGTPQKRERTSAEIRRMKRAAGESLEIRRANAIKLIAGGCRTTVGTDNYRAAAPELARGPKPEYQDAGRGTILAIEGLVELGMTPGEAIVAATRNGAMACRALEQYGTLEVGKKADLLVLAANPLDDIHNIEKLELVMKEGKVVDLDRLPERPVYYRAKPESAPVSLGENKP